One window from the genome of Pyrus communis chromosome 16, drPyrComm1.1, whole genome shotgun sequence encodes:
- the LOC137721444 gene encoding linamarin synthase 2-like, whose translation MSPLERATKKGHAVFVPYPAQGHVNPMMQLAKFIHSRDFHITFVNTEFNHNRLIRSKGPDSVKGLPDFVFETIPDGLPPSDKDGTQDVPTLCDSIKKTCLGPFKELVTKINSSSQVPQVTCIVADGIMTFGSKAARELGIPEVTLWTASACGFMGYLQYSELVKRGIIPFKDENFMHDGTLDTPTYWIPGMKNVRLKDIPSFIRVTDLNDIMFNYLGSESLNCLNSSAIIFNTFDEFEREVLKVISTMFPNIYTIGPLNLLGRHFPESKSLNSNLWKEDTKCLEWLDKKKPNSVVYVNYGSVTMMTGQHLIEFAWGLANSKHPFLWIVRADVVKGDTPILPEEFLEEIKDRGYITGWCAQDQVLAHPSVGAFLTHSGWNSTIETISHGLPVICWPFFAEQQTNCRYSCTTWEIGMEVSPDVKRHEIEALVKEMLEGEGGMKMREKAKEWKKKAVEATDVGGSSYNNFERLLKEALQLGE comes from the exons ATGAGTCCATTAGAACGAGCAACCAAAAAAGGGCATGCGGTTTTTGTCCCATACCCAGCACAAGGCCATGTTAACCCCATGATGCAATTGGCCAAGTTTATTCACTCAAGGGACTTCCACATAACCTTTGTCAACACCGAGTTCAACCACAACCGTTTAATCCGGTCAAAAGGTCCCGACTCCGTTAAGGGTCTACCGGACTTTGTGTTCGAGACCATACCGGACGGGTTGCCTCCTTCGGATAAGGATGGAACCCAAGATGTTCCAACTTTATGTGACTCCATTAAGAAAACTTGTCTTGGTCCGTTTAAAGAGCTAGTGACTAAGATCAATTCCTCATCTCAAGTGCCACAAGTTACTTGCATAGTTGCAGATGGTATCATGACCTTTGGGAGCAAAGCTGCTAGAGAATTAGGCATTCCGGAGGTTACGTTATGGACGGCCTCTGCTTGTGGCTTCATGGGGTACTTGCAATACAGCGAACTTGTCAAACGTGGCATTATTCCGTTCAAAG ATGAGAATTTCATGCATGATGGCACACTCGATACACCAACTTATTGGATCCCAGGTATGAAAAATGTTCGGCTCAAGGACATCCCAAGTTTCATTAGAGTTACTGATCTCAACGACATAATGTTTAATTACTTGGGATCCGAATCACTTAACTGTTTGAACTCTTCTGCAATCATCTTCAACACATTTGACGAATTCGAACGCGAAGTGTTAAAGGTAATATCGACAATGTTCCCCAACATATACACCATCGGCCCCCTTAATTTGCTTGGCAGGCATTTCCCCGAAAGCAAGTCACTTAACTCAAACTTATGGAAAGAAGACACAAAATGTTTGGAATGGCTTGATAAAAAGAAACCCAATTCAGTTGTGTACGTCAATTATGGCAGCGTAACGATGATGACAGGCCAGCATTTGATTGAGTTTGCATGGGGGCTGGCAAATAGCAAGCACCCATTTTTATGGATAGTTAGGGCTGACGTGGTAAAGGGCGACACACCAATTTTGCCCGAGGAATTTTTGGAGGAGATTAAGGATAGGGGTTATATTACAGGTTGGTGTGCACAGGACCAAGTGTTGGCTCATCCATCTGTTGGGGCTTTCCTAACACACAGTGGTTGGAATTCTACCATTGAAACTATATCTCATGGTTTGCCAGTAATTTGCTGGCCTTTCTTTGCAGAGCAACAAACGAATTGTCGGTACTCATGCACAACATGGGAGATTGGAATGGAGGTGAGCCCTGATGTGAAGCGCCATGAAATTGAAGCACTTGTTAAGGAAATGCTGGAAGGAGAAGGAGGGATGAAGATGAGGGAAAAGGcaaaggaatggaagaaaaaagCTGTTGAAGCTACTGATGTTGGAGGATCATCATACAATAATTTTGAGAGATTGCTTAAGGAGGCACTCCAACTTGGTGAATGA
- the LOC137721456 gene encoding linamarin synthase 2-like produces MSPLERATKKGHAVFVPYPAQGHVNPMMQLAKFIHSRDFHITFVNTEFNHNRLIRSKGPDSVKGLPDFVFETIPDGLPPSDKDGTQDVPTLCDSIKKTCLGPFKELVTKINSSSQVPQVTCIVADGTMTFGSKAARELGIPEVTLWTASACGFMGYLQYSELVKRGIIPFKDENFMHDGTLDTPTDWIPGMKNVRLKDIPSFIRVTDLNDIMFNYLGSESLNCLNSSAIIFNTFDEFEHEVLKVISTMFPNIYTIGPLNLLGRHFPESKSLNSNLWKEDTKCLEWLDKKKPNSVVYVNYGSVTMMTGQHLIEFAWGLANSKHPFLWIVRADVVKGDSPILPEEFLEEIKDRGYITGWCAQDQVLAHPSVGAFLTHSGWNSTIETISHGVPVICWPFFAEQQTNCRYSCTTWEIGMEVSPDVKRHEIEALVKEMLEGEGGMKMREKAKEWKKKAVEATDIGGSSYNNFERLLKEAVQLGE; encoded by the exons ATGAGTCCATTAGAACGAGCAACCAAAAAAGGGCATGCGGTTTTTGTCCCATACCCAGCACAAGGCCATGTTAACCCCATGATGCAATTGGCCAAGTTTATTCACTCAAGGGACTTCCACATAACCTTTGTCAACACCGAGTTCAACCACAACCGTTTAATCCGGTCAAAAGGTCCCGACTCCGTTAAGGGTCTACCGGACTTTGTGTTCGAGACCATACCGGACGGGTTGCCTCCTTCGGATAAGGATGGAACCCAAGATGTTCCAACTTTATGTGACTCCATTAAGAAAACTTGTCTTGGTCCGTTTAAAGAGCTAGTGACTAAGATCAATTCCTCATCTCAAGTGCCACAAGTTACTTGCATAGTTGCAGATGGTACCATGACCTTCGGGAGCAAAGCTGCTAGAGAATTAGGCATTCCGGAGGTTACGTTATGGACGGCCTCTGCTTGTGGCTTCATGGGGTACTTGCAATACAGCGAACTTGTCAAACGTGGCATTATTCCGTTCAAAG ATGAGAATTTCATGCATGATGGCACACTCGATACACCAACTGATTGGATCCCAGGTATGAAAAATGTTCGGCTCAAGGACATCCCAAGTTTCATTAGAGTTACTGATCTCAACGACATAATGTTTAATTACTTGGGATCCGAATCACTTAACTGTTTGAACTCTTCTGCAATCATCTTCAACACATTTGACGAATTCGAACACGAAGTGTTAAAGGTAATATCGACAATGTTCCCCAACATATACACCATCGGCCCCCTTAATTTGCTTGGCAGGCATTTCCCTGAAAGCAAGTCACTTAACTCAAACTTATGGAAAGAAGACACAAAATGTTTGGAATGGCTTGATAAAAAGAAACCCAATTCAGTTGTGTACGTCAATTATGGCAGCGTAACGATGATGACAGGCCAGCATTTAATTGAGTTTGCATGGGGGCTGGCAAATAGCAAGCACCCATTTTTATGGATAGTTAGGGCTGACGTGGTAAAAGGCGACTCACCAATTTTGCCCGAGGAATTTTTGGAGGAGATTAAGGATAGGGGTTATATTACAGGTTGGTGTGCACAGGACCAAGTGTTGGCTCATCCATCTGTTGGGGCTTTCCTAACACACAGTGGTTGGAATTCTACCATTGAAACTATATCTCATGGTGTGCCAGTAATTTGTTGGCCTTTCTTTGCGGAGCAACAAACGAATTGTCGTTACTCATGCACAACGTGGGAGATTGGAATGGAGGTGAGCCCTGATGTGAAGCGCCATGAAATTGAAGCACTTGTTAAGGAAATGCTGGAAGGAGAAGGAGGGATGAAGATGAGGGAAAAGGcaaaggaatggaagaaaaaagCTGTTGAAGCTACTGATATTGGAGGATCATCATACAATAATTTTGAGAGATTGCTTAAGGAGGCAGTCCAACTTGGTGAATGA